Proteins encoded in a region of the Triticum dicoccoides isolate Atlit2015 ecotype Zavitan chromosome 3A, WEW_v2.0, whole genome shotgun sequence genome:
- the LOC119270471 gene encoding uncharacterized protein LOC119270471, with translation MSKRQLTLQPCCHTAKRRRPPPSQLQQLRQHVYLVVDDWESGYSVRKIDIDAMYSDAGADLDDDDEAEPLPDPPVVRFYGRHCRLSHFGAYGTSILAILGPSDATRPIPLFDTKTLGVKLCSLPDGSSPKPLFASVGGEHYLMLGSSVYVLDALPPRRTEQGKQCSWTKSHKLAPFMSGEVVSFAVHPNDRLLFVSKAARTFVLDTKCLAWMTPGNWVMPFKGQAYFDDKLDAWVGLCRHNGGVGYVCSCEVPPMADYTSMSTMPAWKLGDQLFNADERHLGATLLYLGGISDYCLIESRLHKDQEPFGPCDGPRRRVLHFTKFSLKYDKNGELRTTRRTARSYQMTEGHELNEIFFTPVAFWM, from the coding sequence ATGTCAAAGCGGCAGCTGACTCTTCAGCCGTGTTGCCACACAGccaagcggcggcggccgccgccgtcACAGCTGCAGCAGTTGCGACAGCATGTCTATCTCGTGGTGGATGACTGGGAAAGTGGATACAGCGTCCGCAAGATAGACATCGACGCCATGTACTCTGACGCCGGCGCCGACCTGGATGACGATGACGAGGCGGAGCCCCTACCAGATCCCCCTGTCGTGCGCTTCTACGGCCGCCACTGCCGCCTGTCGCACTTTGGCGCGTACGGCACGAGCATACTCGCCATTCTGGGCCCCAGCGATGCCACCCGCCCCATCCCCCTATTCGACACAAAAACGCTGGGGGTCAAACTCTGCTCCCTTCCAGACGGCAGCAGTCCCAAGCCCTTGTTCGCGTCTGTAGGTGGCGAGCATTACTTGATGCTGGGATCCTCCGTGTATGTGCTCGACGCCCTGCCACCCCGCAGAACTGAGCAAGGCAAGCAGTGCTCTTGGACCAAAAGTCACAAATTGGCTCCGTTCATGTCCGGTGAAGTTGTGTCCTTTGCAGTGCACCCCAACGACCGGTTGCTTTTCGTCTCCAAAGCAGCCAGAACCTTCGTCCTGGACACCAAGTGCCTCGCCTGGATGACCCCAGGCAACTGGGTAATGCCTTTCAAAGGCCAGGCCTACTTTGATGACAAGCTTGATGCCTGGGTAGGGCTCTGCCGCCACAATGGCGGAGTCGGCTACGTCTGCTCCTGCGAGGTGCCGCCAATGGCTGATTACACTTCAATGTCGACCATGCCAGCTTGGAAGCTCGGGGACCAGCTCTTCAATGCAGACGAAAGGCACCTAGGGGCCACCCTTCTCTACCTGGGCGGCATCAGTGACTACTGCCTGATCGAGTCTCGCCTGCACAAGGATCAGGAGCCTTTCGGACCCTGTGATGGGCCGCGCCGCCGTGTGCTGCACTTCACCAAGTTTAGTCTCAAGTATGATAAAAATGGAGAGCTCAGGACGACGCGGCGAACGGCGCGCTCCTACCAGATGACTGAAGGACATGAATTAAATGAGATATTCTTCACTCCTGTGGCTTTCTGGATGTAG